The Sulfuriferula thiophila genome includes a window with the following:
- the rodA gene encoding rod shape-determining protein RodA gives MRIKRWLIKIAAHLDYPLLLLLFALMLLSLFVQYSAAGEDNTRLLAHGINMLVALTVMVMVANTPPQYLLALAVPLYTVGVVLLIGVALFGDVVNGSRRWLHVGVTRIQPSEIMKIAMPLMLAWYFHYHEATLRLKDYGIGAILLVIPVALVARQPDLGTALLISASGFYVLFFAGLPWRIMAGMVVIAGASMPVLWHFLHDYQKNRVLTLLDPTTDPLGAGYHIIQSTIAIGSGGSFGKGWLQGTQTHLDFLPEHTTDFVFAVFGEEFGLLGNILLLILYLAIIARGLTIAANAPTLFARLMAGSVTLAFFTYAFVNMGMVSGILPVVGVPLPMMSYGGTAMVIVMLGFGILMSVKTHRKLLKS, from the coding sequence ATGCGGATTAAACGCTGGCTGATCAAGATTGCCGCGCATCTGGACTACCCGCTGCTACTGCTGTTATTTGCGCTGATGCTGCTCAGTCTCTTCGTGCAATACAGCGCCGCAGGTGAGGACAACACCAGGCTGTTGGCACACGGCATCAATATGCTGGTTGCGCTGACTGTCATGGTCATGGTCGCCAATACCCCGCCGCAGTACCTGCTTGCGTTGGCAGTGCCGCTCTATACTGTTGGTGTGGTGCTGCTGATCGGCGTTGCCCTGTTTGGTGATGTGGTCAATGGCTCGCGACGCTGGCTGCATGTCGGCGTTACCCGCATCCAGCCCTCGGAAATCATGAAAATCGCCATGCCGCTGATGCTGGCCTGGTACTTTCACTATCACGAAGCCACGCTGCGCCTCAAAGATTACGGCATCGGCGCTATCCTGCTGGTGATACCGGTTGCACTGGTCGCACGTCAACCCGACCTGGGCACGGCCTTGCTGATTTCCGCATCCGGATTTTATGTGCTGTTTTTCGCCGGATTACCCTGGCGCATCATGGCCGGCATGGTCGTCATTGCTGGCGCCAGTATGCCGGTGCTCTGGCATTTTCTGCATGATTACCAGAAGAACCGCGTACTCACCTTGCTCGACCCAACCACAGACCCACTGGGCGCGGGCTACCATATCATCCAGTCCACCATCGCCATTGGTTCTGGCGGCAGCTTCGGCAAAGGCTGGCTGCAAGGCACCCAGACCCATCTGGATTTCCTGCCCGAACACACCACGGATTTTGTATTTGCTGTATTTGGCGAAGAGTTCGGGTTACTGGGCAATATTTTATTACTGATACTTTATCTGGCTATCATCGCTCGCGGCCTGACTATCGCAGCAAATGCACCGACCCTGTTTGCGCGACTTATGGCAGGCAGTGTTACCTTAGCATTCTTCACCTACGCTTTTGTCAACATGGGCATGGTCTCTGGTATCTTGCCCGTTGTCGGTGTACCCTTACCGATGATGAGTTATGGTGGTACCGCTATGGTGATAGTGATGCTGGGTTTTGGTATTTTAATGAGCGTTAAAACGCACCGGAAACTATTAAAATCATGA
- a CDS encoding septal ring lytic transglycosylase RlpA family protein — MIRLLSLIIIASLAGCASTPPARQPAPGKLEPAPATIAGNHKPGGYYLDDGPGDNPPANIDAIPDAVPKIETLHKYANRPYVALGQEYSPSTTATSYQEQGLASWYGRRFNGKRTASGETYDMYGMTAAHRTLPIPSYARVKSLASGKSVIVRINDRGPFHSKRIIDLSYTAAHKLGISQGGSGMVEVTAITPAEISQGKDLNAKSTGIFLQLGSFGSRENAEKLLAQATTKLNKASAALVIMNKADRYRVALGPYNDDDSAKSAAHEIETRMNLKPIRVVLE, encoded by the coding sequence ATGATCAGACTACTAAGCTTAATTATTATTGCAAGCCTTGCTGGTTGCGCCAGCACGCCACCAGCACGCCAACCTGCTCCCGGCAAACTCGAGCCTGCACCAGCCACCATCGCAGGAAATCATAAGCCTGGCGGTTATTATCTGGATGATGGCCCTGGCGACAACCCGCCAGCCAATATTGATGCTATTCCCGATGCGGTACCCAAAATCGAAACCTTGCATAAATACGCCAATCGTCCTTATGTCGCCTTAGGACAGGAATACTCGCCATCCACTACAGCGACATCGTATCAGGAACAGGGGTTAGCTTCCTGGTATGGCCGCCGTTTTAATGGTAAACGCACAGCATCCGGCGAAACGTATGATATGTACGGCATGACAGCAGCTCACCGCACCCTGCCTATTCCCAGTTATGCGCGCGTCAAGTCCCTGGCCAGCGGCAAATCGGTTATCGTCCGCATCAATGACAGAGGCCCCTTCCATAGCAAACGCATCATTGATTTATCTTATACTGCTGCCCATAAATTAGGCATCTCACAAGGCGGCAGCGGCATGGTGGAAGTCACCGCCATTACTCCGGCTGAAATCAGCCAGGGCAAGGATCTCAACGCCAAATCCACAGGCATCTTTCTCCAGTTAGGCAGCTTTGGCAGTCGTGAAAATGCCGAAAAACTGCTGGCGCAAGCCACCACCAAACTCAATAAAGCCAGTGCCGCACTGGTAATCATGAACAAAGCGGACCGCTACCGCGTTGCATTGGGGCCGTATAATGACGATGACAGCGCAAAATCAGCCGCCCATGAAATCGAAACGCGCATGAACTTAAAACCCATTCGCGTTGTCCTGGAATAG
- a CDS encoding D-alanyl-D-alanine carboxypeptidase family protein, translating into MKSFIVFLLLCFSTASLAIDLPSAPPPQLAAKAWLLMDVNNGQILVQQDGDRRIEPASLTKLMSAYLTFAAIKQGRLKLTDVVPVSEKAWKTEGSRMFIEPNKPVTVDELLHGMIIQSGNDATIALAEAVGGSEPGFVVMMNKQAQLLGMTHTHFVTSTGLPDPQHYTTAHDLSLIATAIIRDFPEFHPLYSIKEYRYNNITQPNRNRLLWSDPTVDGMKTGHTESAGYCLIASAHRGQRRLLSVVLGAASDGLRAAESQRLLNYGFQFFDSVKLYAKDQPVTTLKVWKGHDSSIKVGFTRDIYLSMPRGRNKDIKTTLTTRQPLLAPLSRGQVVGTLSVTLDNKVLAQYQLQALENVGVASIFGRTWDSLMLKFK; encoded by the coding sequence ATGAAATCATTTATCGTTTTTCTATTACTTTGTTTCAGCACCGCAAGTCTCGCCATTGATTTACCGAGCGCTCCACCACCGCAATTAGCCGCCAAAGCCTGGTTACTGATGGATGTAAACAACGGCCAGATTCTGGTGCAACAGGATGGCGACCGCCGCATCGAGCCCGCATCCCTGACCAAACTGATGAGTGCTTATTTGACCTTCGCCGCTATCAAACAGGGCCGCCTGAAGCTGACCGACGTTGTTCCCGTTTCCGAGAAAGCCTGGAAAACCGAAGGCTCGCGCATGTTTATTGAGCCCAATAAACCGGTGACTGTCGATGAATTACTGCACGGCATGATCATCCAGTCCGGTAACGATGCCACCATCGCGCTGGCTGAAGCGGTTGGCGGTAGCGAACCCGGTTTTGTGGTGATGATGAACAAGCAAGCCCAGCTACTGGGCATGACCCACACCCACTTCGTCACCTCCACCGGCTTGCCCGACCCACAGCATTACACTACGGCACATGACCTGAGCCTGATTGCCACCGCCATCATTCGCGACTTCCCGGAATTTCATCCGCTGTATTCCATCAAGGAATATCGCTACAACAACATCACCCAGCCTAACCGCAATCGCCTGCTGTGGAGCGACCCAACCGTCGACGGCATGAAAACCGGCCATACCGAAAGTGCCGGCTATTGCCTGATCGCCTCTGCCCATCGTGGCCAGCGCAGACTATTATCCGTGGTGCTGGGCGCTGCCTCGGATGGCCTGCGCGCAGCAGAGAGTCAGCGCCTGCTGAATTATGGCTTCCAATTCTTTGATAGCGTCAAACTCTACGCCAAAGATCAGCCGGTCACGACCCTCAAAGTATGGAAAGGCCATGACAGCAGCATTAAAGTCGGCTTTACCCGCGACATCTATTTGAGCATGCCGCGCGGCCGTAATAAAGATATCAAAACCACTCTGACTACCCGTCAGCCTTTGCTGGCACCGCTCAGCAGAGGTCAGGTAGTGGGTACGTTAAGCGTGACTCTGGACAACAAAGTTCTCGCCCAATATCAATTGCAAGCATTGGAAAATGTCGGTGTTGCCAGCATCTTTGGCCGCACCTGGGATAGCCTGATGCTGAAATTCAAGTGA
- a CDS encoding YbeD family protein encodes MMSEIKPEDSLIVYPSDFPIKIMGATHPEFEQSITSLVLQHAPDFDVSTIECRPSKAGNYQSVTCTIRATSREQLDNLYRALTAHEMVKVVL; translated from the coding sequence ATGATGAGTGAAATCAAACCCGAAGACAGCCTGATCGTATATCCCAGCGATTTCCCCATCAAGATTATGGGAGCGACCCATCCGGAATTTGAGCAGAGCATCACCTCGCTGGTGCTGCAACATGCGCCGGATTTTGATGTCAGCACCATAGAATGCCGGCCAAGCAAGGCGGGAAATTACCAAAGCGTCACCTGCACCATCCGCGCCACTTCACGCGAACAGCTCGATAATCTGTATCGTGCACTGACCGCGCATGAAATGGTCAAAGTGGTGCTGTAA
- the lipB gene encoding lipoyl(octanoyl) transferase LipB yields the protein MPGNILLRHLGQVEYLPTWLAMQEFTARRGPDTADEIWLLEHPPVYTLGQAGKPEHLLQITDIPLVNIDRGGQITYHGPGQIVAYLLIDLKRRGYGVRDLVTRIEQTIINLLAEHHIQAQRLTNAPGVYVDNAKIAALGLRIKHGCSYHGLALNVDMDLSPFSYINPCGYQGMAVTQMRDFGVTTPMAQLAESLSTHLIQQITLTQNS from the coding sequence TTGCCTGGCAACATCTTACTGCGCCATCTGGGGCAGGTAGAATACCTGCCCACCTGGCTTGCCATGCAGGAATTCACCGCCCGGCGTGGCCCGGACACCGCTGACGAAATCTGGCTACTGGAACACCCACCGGTTTATACCTTAGGCCAGGCCGGCAAGCCGGAACACCTGTTGCAAATCACGGACATCCCGCTGGTCAACATAGACCGCGGGGGGCAGATCACTTACCACGGTCCCGGCCAAATCGTGGCCTATCTACTGATAGATCTTAAACGCCGTGGCTACGGAGTGCGCGACCTAGTGACGCGCATAGAGCAAACCATTATCAACCTGCTGGCTGAGCACCACATCCAGGCTCAACGCCTGACCAATGCTCCCGGCGTTTACGTGGATAATGCAAAAATCGCCGCATTAGGGCTACGCATTAAACACGGATGCAGTTATCATGGACTCGCACTCAATGTTGATATGGACTTAAGCCCATTCAGCTACATTAATCCGTGCGGCTATCAAGGCATGGCCGTCACACAAATGCGGGATTTTGGCGTTACCACGCCGATGGCACAGCTTGCCGAATCGCTCAGCACCCATTTAATTCAGCAAATCACGCTCACACAGAATAGTTAA
- the lipA gene encoding lipoyl synthase, producing the protein MADIKLHKGEAKTARIPIKIVPQERLKMPSWIRAKSPNSPEVAALKAVLREQKLHTVCEEASCPNLGECFKHGTATFMILGDLCTRRCPFCDVGHGKPLPPDAEEPAHLAHTIAAMKLKYVVITSVDRDDLRDGGAQHFVDCISQVRIAAPNTRIEVLVPDFRGRLNIALDIFDSAPPDVMNHNLETVPRLYKAARPGADYAHSLQLLKDFKARHPHIPTKSGIMVGLGETDEEVLAVMRDLRAHDVDMLTIGQYLQPSGHHIPLTRYVTPEQFSVFEAEAIAMGFKHAACGPMVRSSYHADQQAQGIST; encoded by the coding sequence ATGGCCGATATCAAACTCCATAAAGGCGAAGCCAAAACCGCCCGTATCCCGATCAAAATCGTTCCACAGGAACGCCTGAAAATGCCGTCCTGGATACGCGCCAAGTCGCCCAATTCGCCCGAAGTTGCCGCACTCAAAGCCGTTTTGCGCGAGCAAAAACTGCACACCGTCTGCGAAGAAGCCTCCTGCCCCAACCTGGGCGAATGCTTCAAACACGGCACCGCCACCTTCATGATCCTCGGCGATTTATGCACACGGCGCTGCCCGTTCTGCGATGTCGGCCATGGCAAACCGTTGCCGCCCGACGCCGAAGAACCCGCACACCTTGCCCACACCATCGCCGCGATGAAACTAAAATACGTTGTCATCACCAGCGTAGATCGCGATGATTTACGCGATGGTGGCGCACAGCACTTTGTAGACTGCATTAGCCAAGTCCGCATAGCAGCACCCAACACCCGTATCGAGGTACTGGTACCCGACTTTCGCGGTCGGCTGAACATTGCCCTCGACATCTTTGACAGCGCACCACCCGACGTCATGAACCACAATCTGGAAACAGTACCGCGCCTGTATAAAGCTGCGCGACCGGGTGCCGATTACGCCCACTCACTGCAACTGCTCAAAGATTTCAAAGCGCGTCATCCGCACATTCCAACCAAGTCCGGCATCATGGTCGGACTTGGTGAAACCGATGAAGAAGTTCTGGCAGTCATGCGCGACCTGCGTGCCCATGATGTCGACATGCTGACTATAGGACAATATTTACAGCCGTCCGGACACCACATTCCGTTAACCCGCTATGTGACACCCGAGCAATTCAGTGTTTTTGAAGCCGAAGCGATAGCCATGGGCTTCAAACATGCCGCCTGCGGGCCTATGGTGCGCAGCAGCTATCATGCCGATCAACAGGCGCAAGGAATTTCTACCTGA